The proteins below come from a single Gimesia alba genomic window:
- a CDS encoding ArsR/SmtB family transcription factor, with translation MITKETPDFNGQALEEAAECLKVLAHPARIRIVQLLLRGRYTVGELAEDCGIPSNVASEHLRLMQRCGFFTSEREGRSVYYQVAEPHLNKMMACIEGRFFQK, from the coding sequence ATGATTACAAAAGAAACCCCCGATTTTAACGGCCAGGCGCTGGAAGAGGCTGCAGAATGCCTCAAAGTTTTAGCGCACCCTGCCCGAATTCGAATTGTACAACTGCTTCTGCGCGGTCGCTATACTGTTGGTGAGCTTGCAGAAGACTGTGGTATTCCCAGCAACGTCGCGTCTGAGCATTTACGTCTGATGCAGCGGTGTGGGTTTTTCACAAGCGAACGTGAAGGCCGGAGCGTCTATTATCAGGTTGCCGAGCCCCATTTAAATAAAATGATGGCCTGCATTGAAGGACGTTTTTTTCAGAAGTGA